CTGGTAGCAGCAGAGGGCTGGCGATATCGCGGGTGGCGCCGTTCTGTCGGGCCGACATTTAAGCGAACGCCGGACACAAGACGCGCGGACTCTCCCCGCCGGGTTTTTTCGAGTAGTCGGCTACTCGCGACTTCGTGACCCGCCGGGGTGAAGCTGGCGTCGCACCACCGAGGTGCGCCCAGTCGACCGGCTGGACATTCTCTGCACCGGACGTGCAACGGAAGAGGGGCCAAAGGAGATGGAGTTTCAGGCGTATCACGGCGTGAACGCGGCGACACACCAGCAGCACGTGACCGACCTGTCCAAGGCCGGCTACAGCATGATCTCGCTCAGCGTCTACGGCGATCCCGGCAACGCGCAGTACGCGGCGGTATGGGTCAACCGCCCGATGCCGCAGTGGTCGGCTATTCACGGAGTCAACGGCAATGACTACCAAACATGGTTCAACACCAACGTCAAGAACGGGTTCGGCGCATCGCTGGTGTCCGCGACCGGCTCAGGCGGGTCCGCGATTTTCGCCGCAGTGATGACCAAAGGCGTGGCCGCCGGATGGTCAGCACACCACGGCCTTAACGCCACCCAGTTCCAAGCCGTCAACGACTCGGCCATGAACAGCGGTCTGCGCCCGCACTCGGTGACCATCTACGGTGACGCCGGATCGCGGCTCTACGCAGGCGTGTGGTGGCCGAACACCGACTGGGTCAAATGGATGGTGAACCAGGGTGATCCGGTCGGCTCATACCAACACACCTTCGATCTGTGCACCCAGCTGCCGGGGTACACGCTCAACGCGTGGCGGCCGGCCTACGTCGCGGTGTCCGAGGATCAGACCTACTGCTCGGTGTACAGCGACGACGTCGTCGACAGCTGGTATGCCCGGCATGGCCTCCCCGCAGCCCAGTATCAGACCGAGTTCGACAGTCAGAAGAAGGCGGGCCGGTACCCGATCTGCGTGCAGGGTGGCGGCAGCGGCGCCAACACGCGGTACGCGGCGGTGTTCGCCAAAAACGATGTGCCGCAAGCCCGTCAATGGACGGCTACCGGGCAGCCGGTCGCGGCGTATCAACAAGTCGATCACCTCTTCCAGACGTTCATGCAGAAGCAGGCGGTCCGGGCGGCCCAAGTGGCCGTCGTCAAGAACGGCACCACGGTGTTCAACCGCGGCTACACCTGGGCCGAACCGGGATACAAGATCACTCAGCCCAGTGACCGGTTCCTGCTTGCCAGCTGCAGCAAGATGTTCTGCGAAGCGGCAATTCAGTCGCTCTACGAC
This genomic stretch from Mycobacterium paraterrae harbors:
- a CDS encoding serine hydrolase translates to MEFQAYHGVNAATHQQHVTDLSKAGYSMISLSVYGDPGNAQYAAVWVNRPMPQWSAIHGVNGNDYQTWFNTNVKNGFGASLVSATGSGGSAIFAAVMTKGVAAGWSAHHGLNATQFQAVNDSAMNSGLRPHSVTIYGDAGSRLYAGVWWPNTDWVKWMVNQGDPVGSYQHTFDLCTQLPGYTLNAWRPAYVAVSEDQTYCSVYSDDVVDSWYARHGLPAAQYQTEFDSQKKAGRYPICVQGGGSGANTRYAAVFAKNDVPQARQWTATGQPVAAYQQVDHLFQTFMQKQAVRAAQVAVVKNGTTVFNRGYTWAEPGYKITQPSDRFLLASCSKMFCEAAIQSLYDANILHPGDAAFAKLGISNPGHVTDHDKITVQELLDHTSGYDDSISPFFDPTYSMGQIANSLGITHPTRLDICKYMYGQPLQHAPGTTNAYSNFGYLMLAALVDKHGGTGDYWTYLKKTLLDPAGITEVEVISTAAAGRNSGEAIAEDPGIGQNVLNPAVSDLVPAVYGGDGEINEVGVGNDGLGASAHALAQFAHLHAAWGNGPRANSAREGSTPGASTFVWTRGDFDIALTINTRAWRPGTNPVTLPNGKKGSPVEQLQAQVDAAIT